The region GCTCGCCGACCTCGACGCGCGGGCCCTCGACGAGTCCGCCGCCTCGATCCGGGCGACGGGAGCCGGTGCCTTCGGTTTCCCGGTGGACGTCACCGACACCCTCTCGATCGCGGCGCTGCGCGACGCGGTCCACGGCGAGGGCGGGCCCATCGACGTCCTCGTCAACAACGCCGGGGTGGTCTTCGGAGGGCCGTTCCTCGAGGTCCCGCTGGCGCGGCACGTCACGACCTACCGCGTCAACGTCGAAGGGCTCGTCGCGATGACGCACGCGTTCCTCCCGGACCTCCTCGAGCGGGAGGACGCGCACCTCGTCAACGTCTCGAGCGCCTCGGGGTTCCTGGCGCTCCCGCACGGGACGACGTACGCCTCGAGCAAGTGGGCGGTGATCGGCTTCTCGGAGTCGCTCCGGTCGGAGCTGAAGCTCGGCGGGAACGACCACGTCGGCGTCACGACGGTCTGCCCGAGCTACGTGACCACCGGGCTCTTCGACGGGGTGCGCGCGCCCTTCCTCGTCCCGCTGCTGACCCCGGAGAGACTCGCCGAGAAGGTCACCCGCGCGATCCTCGCCGACCGACCGTGGGTTCGGCTTCCTTGGATGGTGAAGCTCACGCCGTTCCTGAAGGGGGTCCTTCCGGCCGCGGTCTTCGACTCGACGGCGCGCCTGCTCGGGGTGTCGACGAGCATGACGACCTGGAAAGGTCGCGGGTAGACGCTCAGGCCCGGACGGCCTCCCAGACCAGCGCGGGCAGGCGCGCGAGCGACGGCTTCAGCAGGAACCGGATCAGGCGCCGGCCGATGCCGCGTGCGGTCCTCACGTCGGGGAACCACAGCGGCTTGAGCGGGGGCCGGAACGGGGCCCGCACGATCCCCTTCTCCACGTGGTCCACGAGCAGGCAGTTGTGGACGAAGCCGATCCCCGATCCGACGTTCCCGGGCGTTCCGCCGGGATAGGCCCCCCACGGCGGGGCCATGAGGCCGAACGCCAGCCCGGTCCAGAAGTTCACGCCGATGCAGCCGTACCGGAGGTCCGCGAGCGCCCGCTCGAACGCGTCGCGATGGCGACGCTGCGTCGCGCCGTCCGCGATCACGACGGCGGACAACGTCCCGTCGACGGAGGTGTTGACGAATTCAACGGCGCGGGGAAGGAAGTCCGCGGCGGTGCCGCCGTCGATCTCGGTGACCGCCAGGACCCCGCAGAACGCCTCGTGGGTCAACGCGTACTCGCCCTTGCGGGCGGGAACCCCGGGAACCAGCGTCCAGGGGACCACTCCCTCGACGTCGCGCCCGAATCGCTCCGCCCGGGGATAGGTGTCCACGAACGCGCGCCAGCGGTCCCGAGCCCCCGGGTAATACGCGGGCCGCTCGGGGAGCGTCGCGAAGACCCGGCGCAGCGCCTCGAGGAACGCCGCCTTGTGGGTCCACCCTCCGGCGAGCACGAGGAGCTTCGGCGCGTTGCAGTTGAAGCCGGCGTTCAGCTGGAGCATGCCGGCGACGCTGCGGGCCTGGAACGCGACGTCCGCGGGACTCCAGTCGCCGGGCACGACGATCACCGGGGTGACGCAGCCGAGCTCGGCGGTGAACGGCTTCGAGACGAGCGGCGTTCCGGCCCGTTTCCGGCGCTCCCGCTCGTCGGGGTCCGCGCCCCACACGATGGCGTCGTAGGTCGGCGCCGCGCCCGTCATGTGAAGACCGTCGACCCGGGGGTCGGCGACGAGGCTCGCCCCGTGTCCGGGGGCGTCCTCGAGGAACGCGACGAAACCGTCGGCGACGAGGTCCGCGAAGATCCGGTCGAGGATCGGCTTCAGCCACCGGGTGATGTGATGGAGCTTCACCAGCACGACCTCGTCGTCCACGAGTAGCTGGTGGAGGGCATCGGCCGGGGAGATCGACGAGATGTTCCCCGCGCCGAGCACCAGGCGCACCCGTCCCGTCGTCCGCGCGGCCTTGTCGGTGTAGGCGGA is a window of Candidatus Polarisedimenticolaceae bacterium DNA encoding:
- a CDS encoding SDR family NAD(P)-dependent oxidoreductase, whose amino-acid sequence is MRELRGKRVLITGGARGIGLALARRLAREGATLLLADLDARALDESAASIRATGAGAFGFPVDVTDTLSIAALRDAVHGEGGPIDVLVNNAGVVFGGPFLEVPLARHVTTYRVNVEGLVAMTHAFLPDLLEREDAHLVNVSSASGFLALPHGTTYASSKWAVIGFSESLRSELKLGGNDHVGVTTVCPSYVTTGLFDGVRAPFLVPLLTPERLAEKVTRAILADRPWVRLPWMVKLTPFLKGVLPAAVFDSTARLLGVSTSMTTWKGRG